The Pan paniscus chromosome 23, NHGRI_mPanPan1-v2.0_pri, whole genome shotgun sequence genome includes the window AATAGATAATCTAAGAGAAAAAGAATCTGACGGCCTTTTTAGCTGATTCCGGACATACGCATCATTGTTGTTGCAGTGTTAAAACAAGAGCTAGAAAACTGACAATGTCGTCTGCTTACGGAAGCTCTGAAAGACTAGGGTGTGATTTATTAACGACCAACTTCTATTATTGTGTGTTAAGTTTTTCATCTGTGCATCAAATCACAAAGAATAAATAGAACTTTTCCCTTTATCAGTCCCTTAGGCACAGCAGGTCCTGAACACCCTGCTTATATGTTGCATCAGCAgttcaaatatcaaaataaaaaccatgaagAGGAAATCTGCATCCTGTGACTTGAGTCCCTTCAGTCTACAGGAACTGGTTACCGCTTTTTGCTAATAGGAAGATTACATTACTAGAAAATGTGGAGTAAACTGCTTGCCTGTGGTAAACACCTGCATGCAAAGGATTGAAGACAGTACCGGCTCCTGTACAGAGAGGCGTCTCTCACATCTGAGCTGCATATTGAGGGGCAAGTTGGTTGTAAGTTCAGTAAAAGCCGGtgatgatgcaaaaaaaaaaaaaaaagtattaagttTCACAAGCTGTTAGTAATCAAGTATATTTTCTCAGTTTCAGATCCTCTGCGATTTTATTGAGTGGAAAGTCTTGCGCTGAAAGggttcaagaaaaataatattgcatttCCTTATGTCACAGGAAACACTTTTAATGGTAACTTGTCAGACTATGAACAAACCCACTTTTTAAGATATTGATAAAGTCTTCTTTTCTTCACGTGATATTTTATACAAGAACACTTCAGATGTATTGGATGTGGCTGATTTTAACAAATCCTATTAGATTTGTATCAATTAGTTACATGTTCTATTCATAGTCTTTTGTGAATCATTgcctttttgtttaaaaagatggcctaTTTTGAGCCTTTGTATAAGTACATTCCTGTTTTtgtgacaaaagaaaaactttaaatttgtcccaaagagaaaaataacggCTATCAGAAGTATGCTTTGTTTTAGTGCGAGTTACCGTTACTGTATTTGTGTATTGTAAAGGTGGACATtctaattacattaaaatgtaattagaaaaaagtgcttaatgaacaaaaacagaacataGACAACAAAAGAATATTAGAAGTGATGCATGAAGAAAACGAGATatcaataaaaagatttttaaaaaccaagaaaaattgTGACTCTGAAGAACACAGTAACtgtattaaaaatttaatcaGCAGTCAGAAGAGcagatttaataaagcagaaaaaattagACAGTTGATAACATAGCACTTATAAATGCTGAttcatgaaaacaaattttttaaactgaatagagaaaaaatgaaaattgggaCTTACAGCACACCACCAAGTGGACCACTGTATTTATAAAAGGAGTCTTAGAAAAACAGtataggagaaaaataataaagaggatatttttaaaaagtagctgagaACTCCCTAGATGACAAGGTaattaaacaagaagaaatcATGCTAAACAAAAACTTTCAACTGGAATAATTtcacttcagaaaaaaaagttaagcatttccaaaacaaataaaagttgaGTGTGTTACTAACCACTGGAACAGTGCtaaaggaaatgtaaaagaaagtcTATCACGTCCAAAAATGACAATATATGCTGCACAGCATCataaaagcatatgaaaatagaAAGCTCTCTATTAaagttaaatacataaaaagctaTAGAAATCTCTACTGTCATAATGATGGTGCACAGAACTTTCACGTTATTgctatggaatttaaaaaatgaagcagaaagctGCATAAATATGGGTTCATAGATACTCAATAAGAAAAGATAACAAGTGATATTAATAACAAAGTGGGGGTATAAAGAGGTAAAACTTTGCATTCCATTGAAATATAGTCATTATATATTGTCATAACTTTAAGATGTTTtatgaagtttttatttctcaagaTGATTACAAAAAAACCTGTAGATGGTATGCAGaagcaaatgagaaagaaattgaatcatgTCACtacaaaatcaatgaagaaaaataaagcagtaagagaaaaaaatgataaataacacatctacaagaaacacagaagacaattacaaataataatagtaacttcattaactacagtaattacttcaaatacaaaaagttaaataccttaaagaaaatgcataaaatgaTTTAATGGATTAAGAACACAGAAGATCCAGCAATGTACTCTCTACAAGAGTCACTTTAGCTCTAAGGACTCAAATAAGTTGAAAGTAgcagtataaagaaaatatattttatgcaaagaGTAGCTACAATTGGAGGGGCATGGTCataattatattaaacaaaatatattttaagttaaaaattttaaaaagagacacatTGTTATTATGTAACAGTGAGATGGATTAACTTGCAAGAAATCTATAACAATAATTTAgaaatcatatatataatttgaaaaatctgcaaaaatataccattgggattttgataaaaattacattaaatttttatattactataaATAACACTgatatctttcttatttttttttttttggagatagagtttctgtctcccaggctggaggacaatggcacgatctcgcgattggctcacttcaacctccgcctcccaggttcaactgattctcgtctttcaaatatgtaaaacaaatattgaCAGAAGTCAAGCAAGAAATATATAGCAACACAACAATTGCGGACTTCAAGactccactttcaataatgaCTAGAATAGTCAGATGTAATATCAGTAAGAAAGCCAAACCTGAACATTATAGACCTGACAAGCATTTACAGAACTCTGCGATCAAAAGCAGCAAAATATGCAATATTCTCAATCACACATGGTACATTCTGTTAGGATACATGtcttattaaatttaagaaaactgaagtcatgcaatgtaaatgaaacaagaaatcaaaagcaagaaaatgtttCAGATACGTAAATAAGAGGAAATTAAGCAAAATCTTACATATAGTCTTGCTCAAGTGTCAGgtgatttaatattgttaagatgtcagggCCGGcgcgtgactcatgcctgtaatcccaggactttgggaggccaaagtgtgtggatcacttgagatcagaagtttgagactagcctggccaacatggcaaaaccctatctctactaaaaatacaaaagttagctataCATgttggtgcatgactgtaatcccagctactctggtggctgagactggagaattgcttgaacatgggaagcagagcttgcagtgagcacagctcacaccactgcccttcagcctgagtgactcactaaaactccatctccaaaggaaaaaaaaaagttgtcagtATTACCCATgatgatataaaaatgtaatgtaattttcATCTAAATCCCAATGgtattttttttgcagaatttttGTGTATAATTCTAAAAGTTGTTTAGGAACTGTGACTAGGCAAACATCctttaaaaaggacaaagagttattacattttctgatttaaaatcatGATAcaaagctacaaaaataaaaacaatatggtATTGCCACAAAAACGGATACATAGATGATGAAACAGAATAGACATCCTGGAAATAAACCCTCGCATACGTGATAAAATAATCTTCCATATGCTTTCCATGACCatgcaatagaaaaataagaatctcTTTAacaaagaattttcaaaattgaatgtttacagagcaaaaataaagttggatgcttcttttgtattatatataaaaagaaaagttgttttttaatggatttaatgcttaaacataaaaactaataaaattcttagaagtaaACATAGGGGAAAAGTTTATGACATAAGTCTTAAAACTTTGCTTAAGTATGACATCAAATTCAtaagaaacaaggaaaagaacaaaaaagaaaggaactacATTAACCTTCAAGTATTCTACACatcaaagaaaacatttagtGGCATACAAATGTCACCTAATAAGTGGGTGAAacctgggcatgctggctcatgcctataattctagaaatttaggaggccaaggcagaacgatcatttgaggccaaaagtttgagactagccatgAAAATatatcaagaccctgtcttgtATAGGgtaatatatgtgcatacatacatacatataacaaaaaagtgtaaaaatattttctaatcacaTATTTCGTAGGTGTTAATTTCCGAAAGATATAAACTCCtaaaattcaacaacaacaaaatgttaataaCTTGATTTAGAATGGTAAATGTTTGAAATgacctttctccaaagaagacatagaaataactaGGTATTTAAAAGGATACTCGTCCGAGGGCAGGACTATGGGAGGCTGCCCTGTacggaaaagaagaagaaatggcagTAAAGAGGGCAACCATCATTCCACCCAGCCCAAAAGGAATAAGAGAAACCCTATCTTTCAGGATTCTCAAGACACAGTTTTCATGGAGTGATAATGAAAGGAGCAGCAGCCGCCTTAATATCCCAGAGAGAGCAGGTGGACCAGAAGGCAACTTAAACCACATTGTTACTGGACCCAATGCAAACTTTCCCCAGTTCTTGCATGAGGGGTATGTACCATGCCAAGGTCTTTACTCCCATATCAACCAGACCTTGAAGGAGGCTCACTTCAACAGCCTGCAGTAGTGAGGGCAAGTTCCAACATGATGAATTAGGACTTCCTTATTCCAACCTAAACTGTGTTTATAAAAGTAATTGCATACACACCAAAAAAAAGTCTATTGATTTTTAAGTCTACATTTTAAGTAACAAGTTAATGGGCAGTTGTTTAATTGGGGTTTTACTTCACTGCTGTACTTTTAAAGGGGCTGtgaataaatgtttatgaaattaaaaaaataaaataaaaaaataaaaggatactcGACATCACTCttctagaaaaatgcaaaacaaagtcACAATAATCTATGGCCTCAAGccgatatttaaaataatatgacagctcttcaaaaaatttaaaatgagattattatATAATCCAGCAAACCCCCTTCTGGCTATGTACTTAAAATATACAACGCAGATctggaagagatatttgcacaacCAAATTTATTGCAATATTATTAACACaagccaaaaggcagaaacaatCCAGATGTCCCTTGACCAATGAACAGATTAATAACAAGTGGCACATACACAAAGtcgaatattattcagtctttaaaaagacaCATTATATGATAATTCTGGAGAAGATCatgttaattgaaataagccaggaacaaagTGACagtctatgattccattcataatCAGGTATCTTAAGTAGACAaactcacaggaaaaaaaagttagaatggTGCTTGTCAAGGACTGAAGAGATGGTAAAATGggcagttgttttattttttatttttattttttattttttttattatactttaagttttagggtacatgtgcacattgtgcacgttagttacatatgtatacatgtgccatgctggtgcgctgaacctactaacttgtcatctagcattaggtatatctcccgatgctatccctcccccctccccccaccccacaacagtccccagagtgtgatattccccttcctgtgtccatgggatctcattgttcaattcccacctatgagtgagaatatgtggtgtttggttttttgttcttgcgatagtttactgagaatgatgatttccaatttcatccatgtccctacaaaggacatgaactcatcattttttatggctgcatagtattccatggtgtatatgtgccacattttcttaatccagtctatcattgttggacatttgggttggttccaagtctttgctattgtgaataatgccacaataaacatacgcatgtgtctttatagcagcatgatttatagtcctttgggtatatacccagtaatgggatggctgagtcaaatggtatttctagttcttgatccctgaggaatcaccacactgacttccacaatggttgaactagtttacagtcccaccaacagtgtaaaagtgttcctatttctccacatcctctccagcacctgttgtttcctgactttttaatgattgccattccaactggtgtgagatggtatctcattgtggttttgatttgcatttctctgatggccagtgatgatgagcattttttcatgtgttttttggctgcatagatgtcttcttttgagaagtgtctgttcatgtccttcgcccactttttgatggggttgtttgttttttcttgtaaatttgtttgagttcattgtagattctggatattagccctttgtcagatgagtaggttgagaaaattttctcccattttgtaggttgcctgttcactctgatggtagtttcctttgctgtgcagaagctctttagtttaattagatcccatttgtcaattttggcttttgttgccattgcttttggtgttttagacatgaagtccttgcccatgcttatgtcctgaatggtaatgcctagattttcttctagggtttttatggttttaggtctaacgtttaagtctttaatccatcttgaattgatttttgtataaggtgtaaggaagggatccagtttcagctttctacatatggctagccagttttcccagtgccatttattaaatagagaatcccttacccattgcttgtttttctcagatttgtcaaagatcagattgttgtagatatgcggcattatttctgagggctctgttctgttccattgatctatatctctgttttggtaccagtacttgctgttttggttactgtagccttgtagtatagtttgaagtcaggtagtgtgatgcctccagctttgttcttttggcttaggattgacttggtgatgcaggctcttttttggttccatatgaactttaaactagtttttccaattctgtgaagaaagtcattggtagcttgatggggatggcattgaatctgtaaattacgttgggcagtatggccattttcacgatattgattcttcctacccatgagcatggaatgttcttccatttgtttgtatcctcttttatttccttgagtagtggtttgtagttctccttgaagagggccttcacatcccttgtaagttggattcttaggtattttattctctttgaagcaattgtgaatgggagttcactcatgatttggctctctgtttgtctgttgttggtgtataagaatgcttgtgatttttgtacattgattttgtatgctgagactttgctgaagttgcttatcagcttaaggagattttgggctgagacaatggggttttctagatatacaatcatgtcgtctgcaaacagggacaatttgagttcttcttttcctaattgaataccctttatttccttctcctgcctaattgccctggccagaacttccaacactatgttgaataggagtggtgagagagggcatccctgtcttgtgccagttttcaaagggaatgcttccagtttttgccgattcagtatgatattgactgtgggtttgtcatagatagcttttattattttgaaatacgtcccatcaatacctaatttattgagagtatttagcatgaagggttgttgaattttgtcaaaggctttttctgcatctattgagataatcatgtggtttttatctttggctctgtttatatgctggattacatttattgatttgcatatattgaaccagccttgcatcccaaggatgaagcccacttgatcatggtggataagctttttgatgtgctgctggattcggtttgccagtattttattgaggattttgcatcaatgttcatcaaggatattggtctaaaattctctttttttgttgtgtctctgcctggctttggtatcagaatgatgctggcctcataaaatgagttagggaggattccctctttttctattggttggaatagtttcagaaggaatggtaccagttcctccttgtacctctggtagatttcggctgtgaatccatctggtcctggactctttttggttggtaagctattgattattgccacaatttcagctcctgttattggtctattcagagattcaacttcttcctggtttagtcttgggagagtgtatgtgtcaaggaatttatccatttcttctagattttctagtttatttgcctagaggtgtttgtagtattctctgatggtagtttgtatttctgtgggatcggtgctgACATcctctttatccttttttattgcgtctatttgattcttctctctttttttctttattagtcttgctagcggtctatcaattttgttgatcctttcaaaaaaccagctcctggattcgttaattttttgaagggttttttgtgtctctatttccttcagttctgctctgattttagttatttcttgccttctgctagcttttgaaggtgtttgctcttgcttttctagttcttttaattgtgatgttagggtgtcaattttggatctttcctgctttctcttgtgggcatttagtgttataaatttccctctacacactgctttgaatgtgtcccagaaattctggtatgttgtgtctttgttctcattggtttcaaagaacatctctatttctgccttcatttcgttatgtacccagtagtcattcaggagcaggttgttcagtttccatgtagttgagtggttttgagtgagattcttaatcctggcttctagttttattgcactgtggtctgagagatagtttgttataatttctgttcttttgcatttgctgaggagagctttacttccaactatgtggttaattttggaataggtgtggtgtggtactgaaaaaaatgtatattctgttgatttggagtggagacttctgtagatgtctattaggtctgcttggtgcagagctgagttcaattccttggTATCCTTTTTGACtctctgtctcattgatctgtctaatgttgacagtggggtgttaatgtgtgggagtctaagtctccttgtaggtcactcaggacttgctttatgaatcttggtgctcctgtattgggtgcatatatatttaggatagttagctcttcttgttgaattgatccctttaccattatgtaatggcattctttgtctctttggatatttgttggtttaaagtctgttttatcagagacgaggattgcaacccctgccttttttgttttccatttgcttagtagatcttcctccatccttttattttgagcctatgtgtgtctctgcacgtgagatgggtttcctgaatacagcacactgatgggtcttgactctttatccagtttgccagtctgtgtcttttaattggagcatttagtccatttacatttaaagttaatattgttatgtgtgaatttgatcctgtcattatgatgttagctggttattttgctcgttagttgatgcagtttcttcctagtctcaatggtctttacattttggcatgattttgcagcggctggtaccagttattcctttccatgtttagtgcttccttcaggagctcttgtaaggcaggcctggtggtgacaaaatctctcagcatttgcttgtctgtgaagtattttatttctccttcacttatgaagcttagtttggctgaatatgaaattctgggttgaaaattcttttctttaagaatgttgaatattggcccccactctcttctggcttgtagagtttctgctgagagatccgctgttagtctgatgggcttccctttgtgggtaacccgacctttctctctggctgcccttaactttttttccttcatttcaactttggtgaatctgacaattatgtgtcttggagttgctcttctcgaggagtatctttgtggcattctctgtatttcctgaatctgaacgttggcctgccttgctagattggggaagttctcccggataatatcctgcagagtgttttccaacttagttccattctccccatcactttcaggtacaccaatcagacgtagatttggtcttttcaaatagtcccatatttcttggaggctttgctcgtttctttgtattcttttttctctaaactttccttctcacttcatttcattcatttcatcttcaattgctgatacactttcttccagttgatcacatcggctgctgagtcttctgcattcttcacgtagttcttgagccttggttttcagctcctttaagcacttctctgtattggttattctagttatacattcttctaaatttttttcaaagttttcaacttctttgccttcggtttgaatgtcctcccatagctcagagtaatttgaccatctgaagccttcttctctcagctcatcaaagtcattctccatacatctttgttctgttgctggtgaggaactgcgttcctttggaggaggagaggcgctctgatttttagagtttccagtttttctgttctgtttttttcccatctttgtggttttatctacttttggtctttgatgatggtgatgtacagatgggtttttggtgtgcatgtcctttctgtttgttagttttccttctaacagacaggaccctcagctgcaggtctgctggagtaccctgcagtgtgagtTGTCTGTGT containing:
- the LOC134730134 gene encoding protein VCF2-like: MGGCPVRKRRRNGSKEGNHHSTQPKRNKRNPIFQDSQDTVFME